GAAATTATCCAGGTACTGCTATCAATATGTATCAGCATCCTGTTTTTTCGTAAACTACCAAGGCGGGCATTTTACATGTGGGGGATATTTGTATTGTTCCTCATACTTCCAATCATATTGCGCATATTAGGCTTGCCACCACGTTACCAGCGCTGGCTATTATTGCTTTTAAGCAGTGCCGCATTTGTGTTTGGCATTCTGGCTTTAAAGTCCTTTGGGGCAAAAGTAAAGGCCTACAAACTATTGCAGGCTACTGCATTTATATATATCGCATTTTCTTTTACGGCCATCTTATGTAATCTATTTGGTCGTTTTACCCTTACCCAAATCTTTTATACCACAGGGGTAAGCGCAGTTTTACATGGTATTTCTTACGCTATCGTTGCCAGAATGATGGTGGAAGCCTTTCTGCTGCAAATGAAAAGCAGTAGGATCAGAAAAGGATATCCGGAGTATTTTGACTGGCAACCCGTAATTTCGGGTGTAAAAAGACTCACCGGAATTGCAGCTATATTAACCTGGACGGTATTGTTTACCACCAATCTCAATATTTTTAACGGATTATATGATGATCTGATGGAAGTTTTGGCAGAGAAAAGAACAATAGGAAGTTTCTCCTTTACTTTCGGTGGGATTGTACTTTTTGGAGGAATTATATGGCTGGCCAACTTTTTACAGAAATACATTGCCTATTTTCTGGGTGATACCGGCGAAGATACGCTGGAAGACAATAAAGGAGAACGTTCCAAATTACTCGTTACCCGTTTGGTGTTGCTCATAGGGGGATTTTTAATTGCGGTTGCCGCATCGGGTCTTCCTATCGATAAGATAACCGTTATTTTGGGTGCATTGGGTGTAGGTATTGGTTTGGGGCTCCAGAATATTGTCAGCAATTTTGTTTCGGGTGTCATCCTGATCTTTGATAAAACTATCCGCATAGGTGATGTGGTGGAGCTTGGTGACCGAAAAGGCAGGGTAAAGGAAATTGGGGTGCGTGCAAGTACCTTGTTGAGCGATGAAGGTGCGGAAATTATCATTCCAAATGGAACCATCTTATCCAATAACATCATCAACTGGACCTTGAGCAATAATCACATGCGTGTAGATATCGGCTTGTCTATCGCTAAGCCCTTTGATGCAGAAGAAGTTACTCAACTGATTAAGGAAGCCATTAGTGCAAATGCCAATGTATTTATCAATAAGGAACCAAAAATCATGATCAGTCCTGTAAGTACCAGCAGCAGTAGTGTTAAAATCTATTTCTGGTGTAAAGACATTTCATTAGCAGAAGGTACCAGAAATAGCATCAATGCGCAAATATTTGATGTGTTAGAAGCAAAAGGAATTGATATTTTATAATTATTCAATCTTTAATCTTCTCATCATTTCAGAACTGTGTGCACGTCCATGTTCAAGTCTGTCGCCGAAGAAAAGCTTGGTCTGCTCAAACAGTTCTTTGTAGCTCTTCATATCGCCGTAACCGATAATTGAGCCCCATTCCTGCACGGCAGAGTGAAATTCTAAGTCGTCAGAGCGGATGGCTTTTTCATGAAGGGCTGTTTCAATGGATTCTTCCAGCAGCGCTTCATTTTGAAACAAATACTCCACAATGCCTAACCTTAACCTAAAAGGAGGGGTCTGACAAATTAAATTATCGTATGGATTGATTTGTAGTTTGTACCAGGAGTAAGCCATGCTTAACAAACTCAAATGTGAGTTGGGCATTCTACCAGTATCTCCATTTCCGGAAAGTGAAAACTCTTTCATCACGGCATCATCCAGCATTAAAGCTTTATTGTTTTGTCCAAATACAAAGTCTTTCGCAGCATATAAGCGTTTGCGAAATTCTCCCTCATCTTCCATAATCATCATTTTGAACAATTCCGATTCCGATTGGGCATAACACTTCACTTGTTGGCGCGCATAAGGGTTTAAGATGGCCAAGCCACCATAAATATGCGCCTTGTAGCTAAAAATCCTTAGTGTAGTCAGAATTTTTACATTGTCTATTCCACCCGTATAAGAAGCATTTTCCCAGGGATAAAAGCCTGCGGTTTTCCAGGCCGTACCCATGCTTTCAAAGCCAACATGCGTGGCCGCCTGGGTATCCGCAACAATTTTGTCATGTTCATGATAATCGGCCATTTCCACCATGTCAGATCCCAATGACGAAAGGAGGTCTGTCATGCGCTGGTACGCTTCAGCTGTGCTGCGGTGAGGTACTATGATCAGTTTTTGTCCTATAGGTTCAAATCCCGGCCCATGTAAAGAATGGCAGGTAATAATGTTTACATCCTTGGGCAGGTATTTTTCAAAGGCCGCAATTTCAGGATGTTTAACAGAAGTTTGCCCCGCGACAATAGCGCCGTATTTTGTAGAACTGGCATATACACTTACCACTTCTGCAATGCGTTCTGCTTCTACAGAATAAAAGATCACTTCGCACCTGCGTGATACTTCATGGCCATCCTCCAGTACCGTTACCCCATGCGGATGGAGTTCATCTTCCAGGGCTTCCCGTAAATGCGGAAGATCTGCTCCATAAACCCGGTAGCCAGCTTTAGCAAAACATCTTGCATAAAGCTTGCCCATATCTCCCAAACCTATAATTCCGATATTCATATTGGAAGCAAGGTAATACATTCTTTCCGAATAGCAAGGGCTGAATTCCTTGTCAAAAAACAAAAGCTTCAGTCTTAATTGAAGAAATCTCGACAATAGTTAAAGCCTTCATTTACACTGGAAGGAATTACTTGCGTCTTTATTATGATTTAATAACAACCTTACATGCTAATTAATGTTTTTTTACGTTTTATTGAGTAGTTATATTTAAATTTGATCGTAATAACCAAATAGCTCAAAATGAACAAGATTGTACTCGGAATTGACATCGCCGGATCTCACATAACCGCTGCCCTGATAGACATTACTATCAAGAAAGAATTGGATGGCTCCTGGGTTAGGTCAAGGGTTAATTCTCAGGGCACTAAAGAAGAAATCATTAAATCATGGTCGGCAGTTATTTTACAAGCTGCGGGCAGTTACTGGCCTACATTAGATAACATTTATATCGCCATTCCTGGCCCTTTAGATTATAAGCAGGGCATCAGCCGGATTCACAGGCAGGATAAATATGGGGCATTGTTCGGTGAAAATTTAAAAGAACTCCTTGCTGCCGAATTAGGAATTGATAAAACAGCCATTCATTTTATGAATGATGGGGCTTGTTTTTTAAGAGGGGAAGTATTTTGCGGAAGTATGGATGGATATGACCATGCCATAGCACTCATTCTGGGCACAGGTCTTGGAACTGCACATTTTGAAAACGGCAAAGCAGAAGATGCTGATTTTTGGAAAATGCCATTCCGAAAAAGTATTGCCGAAGACTATATTTCTACAGGCTGGTTTATTAAACATTACCATGAACTAACTGGATTAACGATAAAGGACGTGAAAGATCTGGTAGAAAACCATCGTGACAATCCACATTTTAAAGATGTATTTGACGAATTTAGTATGAACCTGGCTTCATTTTTACATCGGTTTATTCGCAAAAAAATGCCATTAGCCGCAGTTATTGGAGGTAATATTGTTGTGCACGCAGAGCAATATTTTTTAGAAGACACCAAAAAGTACCTGGCCGGTATGATGGGTTACAGCTTTCCGGTCAAAAAGTCAATGTTATTTGAAAAGGCCATCATCATTGGAGCAGCCTCAGAAAGCACAAAGATAAAAGCTAAAAAGAAGCATGTAGCTGCTTAGTGAAAGGTTAATTTCAATAGATAGAACAGGCATCATAAAAACGGCCGCATCATCTCTAAATGTTGCGGCCGTTTTGCTAAAAGATAAATAGCTTAAAATTTATAAGCAATGCTGCCTACAAAGTTTCTTGGGGCCTGTGGTGTAATCCTGTACGACCAGTATTTTTCATCACTCAGGTTATTCCCTTTTAAAGAAATCCTGTAACTGCTTCTTTCAAAAAACAAGCTTGCGTCAAAGGTGGTGTACGATGGTATAAGCATAGTGTTAGCTGCCAGCGTAATTTTATGAATGGTGTTGGAAATGGCAGGTTAGGTGTGGGGGAGATTGTTCTATCCCTGTTTGTTTATAATAACCTGTATCTTCCGTGTCTATCACACCTATACACTTTTATTTAGATACATTTGTAAAATGTTTAAATCCTATCAGATCAAATGGTATTTTATCCTGTCGGGCATCCTTACGGTGAGTACACTTTTGCTTCGTCAGGAAAACACCAGTGAAGCTGAATGGTGGGAGTTTTTCATTTATGCTTTTCAGATTTTTGCGTCTTTACTGGTTTGCTGGCTAATCCATGGCTATTTTCTGGTCAACAAATTCTCTTGGTTTAAGAATTACTCAAAATATTCCCTGAGCATCCTCCTTTCTATACTGGCTACATTTGCATTGTCATTTGTGTTTTTTACATTTCTGCCGCAAAACATCCTGAATGCAAA
The nucleotide sequence above comes from Pedobacter sp. MC2016-14. Encoded proteins:
- a CDS encoding mechanosensitive ion channel family protein, which encodes MTFAQQKNNPIEKAQDMAFLADSGMLTKGDYLFHLEKVFEVVNKVPVTMASFTKLDPIAKHLTQDEAALELLKKRLAQSDRSLNLQNLQMYQTLLDELQTNNQECLQDLNDYEKELRQLKTEILNLRKDSVLIKVFRTDSLKVLFKAQFTELKKKRIVMDSLIKGYTGLINNLQARTSANLINIKELMYTTDMQLKSVSVKAFGKERRYLWEQPNLSANRSVGFRRFISSEQQISQYYFVYTRSSRLFLLFIGLVFFSWVFFNYRSLKQRNKPEAADEFKFSFVSPRPYLITLILIFALAPVIDLRAPALYVEIIQVLLSICISILFFRKLPRRAFYMWGIFVLFLILPIILRILGLPPRYQRWLLLLLSSAAFVFGILALKSFGAKVKAYKLLQATAFIYIAFSFTAILCNLFGRFTLTQIFYTTGVSAVLHGISYAIVARMMVEAFLLQMKSSRIRKGYPEYFDWQPVISGVKRLTGIAAILTWTVLFTTNLNIFNGLYDDLMEVLAEKRTIGSFSFTFGGIVLFGGIIWLANFLQKYIAYFLGDTGEDTLEDNKGERSKLLVTRLVLLIGGFLIAVAASGLPIDKITVILGALGVGIGLGLQNIVSNFVSGVILIFDKTIRIGDVVELGDRKGRVKEIGVRASTLLSDEGAEIIIPNGTILSNNIINWTLSNNHMRVDIGLSIAKPFDAEEVTQLIKEAISANANVFINKEPKIMISPVSTSSSSVKIYFWCKDISLAEGTRNSINAQIFDVLEAKGIDIL
- a CDS encoding prephenate dehydrogenase, with the protein product MNIGIIGLGDMGKLYARCFAKAGYRVYGADLPHLREALEDELHPHGVTVLEDGHEVSRRCEVIFYSVEAERIAEVVSVYASSTKYGAIVAGQTSVKHPEIAAFEKYLPKDVNIITCHSLHGPGFEPIGQKLIIVPHRSTAEAYQRMTDLLSSLGSDMVEMADYHEHDKIVADTQAATHVGFESMGTAWKTAGFYPWENASYTGGIDNVKILTTLRIFSYKAHIYGGLAILNPYARQQVKCYAQSESELFKMMIMEDEGEFRKRLYAAKDFVFGQNNKALMLDDAVMKEFSLSGNGDTGRMPNSHLSLLSMAYSWYKLQINPYDNLICQTPPFRLRLGIVEYLFQNEALLEESIETALHEKAIRSDDLEFHSAVQEWGSIIGYGDMKSYKELFEQTKLFFGDRLEHGRAHSSEMMRRLKIE
- a CDS encoding ROK family protein translates to MNKIVLGIDIAGSHITAALIDITIKKELDGSWVRSRVNSQGTKEEIIKSWSAVILQAAGSYWPTLDNIYIAIPGPLDYKQGISRIHRQDKYGALFGENLKELLAAELGIDKTAIHFMNDGACFLRGEVFCGSMDGYDHAIALILGTGLGTAHFENGKAEDADFWKMPFRKSIAEDYISTGWFIKHYHELTGLTIKDVKDLVENHRDNPHFKDVFDEFSMNLASFLHRFIRKKMPLAAVIGGNIVVHAEQYFLEDTKKYLAGMMGYSFPVKKSMLFEKAIIIGAASESTKIKAKKKHVAA
- a CDS encoding TonB-dependent receptor translates to MLIPSYTTFDASLFFERSSYRISLKGNNLSDEKYWSYRITPQAPRNFVGSIAYKF